The Thermus oshimai DSM 12092 nucleotide sequence GGCCCCTTCCAGGAGGAGCTTGGTCACCCGTTCGTTGAAGCGGCCCACGGCCACCGCCAGCCGCACGCCCCGGGCCGTGAGGATGGGGGATAGGGTCTTGCCCTGCACAAGGACCACTATACTCCGGCCATGGAGCGCTACCTCCTGGTGGCCCTGGGGGGGGCTTTGGGCTCGGCCCTGCGCTACGGGCTTGGGGCCTGGGTGCAAGGGGTTTTGGGGCCCGCCTTCCCCTACAGCACCCTCCTCGTGAACCTGTTGGGGAGCTTTTTCATCGGCCTGGTCCTCCGGCTTTCCCTGGAAGGGGTCCTTTCCGGGGAGGGGCGGCTCTTCCTGGCGGTGGGGGTCTTGGGGGGGTTTACCACCTTCTCCACCTTCAGCTACGAGCTCCTGACCCTGGCCCAGGGGGGGGAGTGGGCCAAGGCCTTCCTCTATGCGGGCCTGAGCCTCCTCCTGGGCTTCCTCCTGGTCTTCCTGGGCTACCGGCTGGGCGGGGCGCTGGTAGGCTAGGGGTATGGGGCTCAAAGGGGAGGCCAAGCTTCTCCGGATCTTCATCGGGGAGTCGGACCGCCACGGGGGGCGGCCCCTGTACGAGGCCATCGTCCTCGAGGCCCGCCGGATGGGCCTCGCCGGGGCCACGGTCTTCAAGGGGTTCATGGGCTACGGGGCCCACTCCAAGATCCACACCGCCAAGATCCTTCAGCTCTCCGAGGACCTGCCGGTGATGATCGAGATCGTGGACGAGGA carries:
- the crcB gene encoding fluoride efflux transporter CrcB, giving the protein MERYLLVALGGALGSALRYGLGAWVQGVLGPAFPYSTLLVNLLGSFFIGLVLRLSLEGVLSGEGRLFLAVGVLGGFTTFSTFSYELLTLAQGGEWAKAFLYAGLSLLLGFLLVFLGYRLGGALVG
- a CDS encoding DUF190 domain-containing protein, which translates into the protein MGLKGEAKLLRIFIGESDRHGGRPLYEAIVLEARRMGLAGATVFKGFMGYGAHSKIHTAKILQLSEDLPVMIEIVDEEAKIQAFLPVLEGMMKEGLVTLEKVEVIRYQG